A window of Cydia strobilella chromosome 10, ilCydStro3.1, whole genome shotgun sequence genomic DNA:
CGTGATACTAGCATTTTGGTAATCAAAAATGATTCGTAAACTTTTTCCAAGAGTGGTCAAATATGGATTAGTCAGTGGAGTAGCAATCGGTAGTACTGCGTATGCTTTGAATTATGATTACAATAGTAATGTGTTTGTGAGGATTTCAAGGACAGCAGTGACGGCTATAGAAATCGGCAAGACCTATAATGATATGTTGTACAGTAAAGAATGGGATAAGGAATCGAAGGAATACAAACAAATTAGAAGTGCAGCCCACCTTATATGCGCGGAGAAATTGTTGGAGCTCTGCAAAGCTAACAAAGGTGCTTATATTAAGGTTGGGCAGCATGTTGGAGCATTAGAATACTTATTACCCTCTGAATATGTCACCACTATGCGAGTTTTGCATAAAGATGCGCCACAGAACACTGTAGAAGAACTGTATACAGTTATTAAAGAAGACCTGAATAAAGATGTAAGTATTCAGCTTCaagtgttttattaaaatatttgatgtAATCAATGTTACATGTATTTGCCTATTTATTGCTTACAGCTATGATCTTTCAGTCTTTTAATCAGAGACAAACAGTAGGGTATTAGAGTATGAGAATGTTGTGTAGTTTTTTGTACACGTGTTAGGACATGTTACCTTTGTAAAAGATTGCTTCATGTTCTGGGACACCATCATTTTGACTTAACCCATAGAGTGCCCTTATATCACACGTGTGATACTAAATCCATACTACTGTGATACTGGGGTGCTCCACAGGTTAAAGGTGTTGTGCGTAAGGGTACCATTTTGGTGGTTTAATTTAAGACTATTGtattaaaagttatttaaagtgaccatcatatatatcggagcggccatggtggtcaaaaatatctgaacatgccttTTAAGGTTGTGATAATAAGCTTTGTTCAGATGTGTGAACACCTCAGCctctatatatctgatggcaactgtacaaacagcaacactcaaCTGTCCATCAGTGGACCTTACGCCTTTTGTAATAACATTTacaaactgtcagttaacagtgtgtaACAATAATTTTTCACATTTTGTTATATTTCAGCCTGACACTTTATTTGACGACTTTGATGAGAAACCACTGGGAACGGCCTCACTAGCTCAAGTCCATAAAGCCAAACTAAAAGATGGAACACTAGTTGCGGTTAAAGTTCAGCACCATTTTGTGAAAAAGCACATTGAAATAGACATCATATGGATGGAATTAGTTTTAAGAATGATGATGAAAGTATTTCCAGATTTTGAACTGGCTTGGCTCATAGATGAAACAAAGAGGAATATTGCTAAAGAATTGGACTTTTTACAAGAAGGGAGAAATGCTGAAAAAGTTGCCAAAATGTTTAGCCATTACAAATGGCTGAAGGTTCCAAAGATATATTGGGATTTCAGTACTTCAAGGGTTTTGGTTATGGATTATGTGGAAGGGGGCCATGTTAATGATCTAAAATATATTGATGTAAGTATCCAGGATTTCATTCAtataaaataccaaatttcattttcaAAAGTGATTCATTATTTTGAAGTTGCTTGTATGAccgaaacctttttttttatgacacaGTTACCTGACGTTACCTGAGGTTACGAACTCAAAACTTCCCCTAATTGCCACACAAAGAATCTGTCTATCAATCTTTGTCACAGGTTTTTTTATTGGTTAAGTTTACAATACctggaaaaaaatacatacatacatgatacagcaaaataataaattgaatgagattttttaatattagttgtTTTAAATTTCCATATCTGCTGGCGTATgatggatggctttatccacgtgataaaataaacataattttttaacACCCTGCGAGATTGAAAGTGATGGACACTTTTTTATCACATAGACATGAACAACCATCAtatgtattggtaaaaattatcCTACAAACATCTTAAAGACAAATTATGAATGTATCAAACACTTTAATTGGTTTCAAGTGTCTGGTCAGTAAGCCTTCATATATTTTCTATCTCATAATTCTAGAATCACAAGATAGACCGCGCAGATTTGTGCCGAAAGCTAGGCGACCTGTACTCCCATATGATCTTCATCAGTGGGTTTGTGCACAGTGACCCGCACCCCGGCAACATTTTGCTGAGGAAAGAGCCTGGCGAAAAGGAAACTACCATGTATCTGCTGGATCACGGTTTGTATGCTGTAAGTTTTATATTTCTCATAAGCTGTGTATAATACTATATCAGTCTAATTTATGGTATTTGGATTGGTATGACTGCTGTTTGCCATCTGAAAGAAAGCAATTAAGACTGGAATATTTGGACATGGTTGTAATGTATATACATTAgagacacaaataaaaatattttgtattcatttaattacctatttgtATACAATTTACGTTCCATTTCTGTTCGTTTGTTCTTTATCATACTAATGAAATATTCACTACTGAGTGACCTTGAACAGTCCACTAATTGCGGTGGGTGCAACAGGCCCTTTTTAGTGTGGGTTGGTTCCTTTTTTGCAGAATTACACCCACAATTGCATAGTTGTTAAAAGAAAAGGATAGTCTGTGATAAATGCTTGCATTGAGAACACAGACCACCCCCTAGGCGGTTTTCTgtgaatgataattatttttttctaatgctgTTTTGCAGAATCTCACGGATAAGTTCCGGTACCACTACTCAAAGCTGTGGCTGGCCATAATAGGGAGGGACCGCGAGGAAATGCGTTTGCACTCCGAAGCCCTGGGGATTCGCAGCCAACTGTACGGGCTGTTCGCGTGCATCGTGACCGGTCGCCCGTGGGAGTCAATCATGAAAGGCATCAAGGATACCAAGCCGTCTAGCAGTGAGGTATGTTGCTATGTTTTCATTTTTATGCTTTTTTATGACAATTTGCGGAGTCATGACAAATCTTATATTGCCTCTGTTTACCGTGATATTTTTCAGAAATAAAGCATTATATCGGATGCCAAAAACGCTCTAAAGGCTTCTAAACGTcggtatgtaggtattataattacaacacgatataatccattcatttttttttcttttgcaagaaaatgttaaataatcGTGAGTTCTAGCCTCACCGGCGCCTAATAGAGCGAAaaacatggaatactgttctcatctatgggcaggggcacctcaataccagcttctccctctggaccgcatccagcgaagagcgactcgaattgtcgactgccagcgtatttcggaacggcttgactccttggcgctgcatagagatgtggcctcgctctgcattttctatcgcgtgtataacggggagtgctccgaggaattgttgggattaatccctgcagcctcttttcgccatcgccctacgcgacaacattaccatcctcaccacttagatggttggcagtcctcaactgtgcgtttctctagaaacttcctgcctcgcacagctaaactgtggaatgaacggtcgcctgcggtatttccggaccgatatgaccttcaaaccttcaagaaaagagcgtattctcattttaaaggccggcaacgcacttacaacccctctggtgttgcgggtgtccatgggcggcggtaatcgcttaccatcaggtgatccgtctactcgtttgcctcctatttcataaaaaaaagagggtattaaaatataaatgtgtgtattatattataagatACATTGCTAAGAAAAGAAAGGACAGGATAATTGTCATACATCAAACTTTTAATGTAACTCCGCCTCTTCAAAAATCGGAGTTGCAAGGATGCTATTCATTCTACCAATATCacataagaataaataaataaataaaatatctcttTTGTAAAGACATGAACAGAGGTGACAGGTGACGCTGTGCGTCACTCCAGC
This region includes:
- the LOC134744599 gene encoding aarF domain-containing kinase 1 — protein: MIRKLFPRVVKYGLVSGVAIGSTAYALNYDYNSNVFVRISRTAVTAIEIGKTYNDMLYSKEWDKESKEYKQIRSAAHLICAEKLLELCKANKGAYIKVGQHVGALEYLLPSEYVTTMRVLHKDAPQNTVEELYTVIKEDLNKDPDTLFDDFDEKPLGTASLAQVHKAKLKDGTLVAVKVQHHFVKKHIEIDIIWMELVLRMMMKVFPDFELAWLIDETKRNIAKELDFLQEGRNAEKVAKMFSHYKWLKVPKIYWDFSTSRVLVMDYVEGGHVNDLKYIDNHKIDRADLCRKLGDLYSHMIFISGFVHSDPHPGNILLRKEPGEKETTMYLLDHGLYANLTDKFRYHYSKLWLAIIGRDREEMRLHSEALGIRSQLYGLFACIVTGRPWESIMKGIKDTKPSSSEKTVFQNELPNFAHYITQCLEHVDRQALLVLKTNDLIRSIEYAVGMQERMCGFLVMTKCCIESVYKLEYKNANSALRRQYLSLKFRWSMLTLYLYSVFLSLKEKFTSPSVRVTVQSTVNQTFIQ